The proteins below come from a single Eremothecium sinecaudum strain ATCC 58844 chromosome II, complete sequence genomic window:
- the CKB2 gene encoding casein kinase 2 regulatory subunit CKB2 (Syntenic homolog of Ashbya gossypii ACR087C; Syntenic homolog of Saccharomyces cerevisiae YOR039W (CKB2)), which translates to MSQRSAEDATTEAVDVEMVDFVESNSTGSSDYVELWIDLFLGMKGHEYFCDIDTEYITDRFNLINLQKTVSKFTQVIQYMVDELDEALVEAMPRTKLNQLESDARKLYGLIHARYIITAKGLQKMLQKYRDADFGRCPRVHCNFQPLLPVGLHDVPGIDCVKLYCPSCEDLYIPKSSRHSGIDGAYFGTSFPGMFLQAFPEVVPKHPTKRYVPKVFGFELHKQAQLARWQELQRLKLEKELVESGIDLSKSGGYKK; encoded by the coding sequence ATGTCACAAAGAAGTGCTGAGGATGCTACTACTGAAGCAGTGGATGTAGAAATGGTGGACTTCGTTGAATCGAACTCTACAGGCTCCAGTGACTACGTAGAGTTGTGGATAGATTTATTTCTTGGAATGAAGGGCCATGAATACTTCTGTGACATAGACACAGAGTATATCACTGATAGATTCAACTTGATTAATTTACAGAAAACTGTTAGCAAGTTTACTCAGGTGATACAATACATGGTGGACGAACTAGATGAAGCATTAGTGGAAGCGATGCCCAGAACAAAACTAAACCAGCTAGAGTCAGATGCAAGGAAGCTTTACGGCCTAATTCATGCAAGGTATATTATAACAGCCAAGGGACTGCAAAAAATGCTGCAGAAATACAGAGATGCGGATTTTGGAAGGTGTCCTCGAGTCCACTGCAATTTCCAGCCCTTACTACCTGTGGGCTTACATGATGTTCCGGGCATAGACTGTGTAAAATTATACTGTCCATCATGTGAGGACTTGTACATTCCGAAATCTTCAAGACACAGTGGAATCGACGGCGCCTACTTTGGCACAAGTTTTCCAGGAATGTTTCTCCAAGCTTTTCCAGAGGTTGTTCCTAAACACCCTACAAAACGGTATGTTCCTAAAGTATTTGGCTTTGAACTACATAAGCAGGCTCAGCTAGCTCGCTGGCAAGAATTACAACGGTTAAAGCTTGAAAAAGAGCTAGTTGAGAGTGGCATCGATTTATCCAAGAGTGGTGGTTATAAGAAATAA
- a CDS encoding WD40 repeat domain-containing protein (Syntenic homolog of Ashbya gossypii ACR085C; Syntenic homolog of Ashbya gossypii NOHBY322; No homolog in Saccharomyces cerevisiae; Syntenic homolog of Kluyveromyces lactis KLLA0F16038g), which yields MKEKTQVSFENLNIEKIFGISSNSKSCFCNIGSKIAYVASGGVVVSDIEVSSSLENSCNSLRSFDSQSRQGEDLYDSETSPITVCSQRFFCAYSKAQLQDLTHSPVYVAKDAFGMCKHDQSILIKGANWSDNDDNESMIYTCSSDLMPARLGTSKLKNRIKTISCLSISCDGRYMIVGEVGHKPRILVYSLAPDSNDFPVFAIQQHSYGVANLKFHPTDARIFMSLGLINDGFIHVWKLSSNGVTLIATNRNISSVKDVLWYNSKILTYGIRHLKDWKLENHVTSGCSSKSAAQRPRNTIKGKNVVLGEFLNTTFIDATEVDEHRTILLTDKNILVLYENGGISNAQNIEESGVTGQATGILADPENDTMWIISDGKLHYTTLEQFLTSQEKVRLNERIQQPSEFEKPTLTPLSNTLQIDSKGAYPSGVTGDSLNGLITLSKFDSAYLLYVTNDGCMGFYHVATKRCYPIVYPVLNNIAGYKRTSTSELLLWSKEGRFKKVDEETLQITDLAFPILPQIPVPEPLMNEVSAADVFVNRKGTRSLAAGTKAGDLYIFEFGDSIKKALDIRAHSSKVNDIVYLRLEKDETIDILVSISRDRTVQVFVQSAAGWELQETLADNKGNVIKLAIDGNILYIASADRSVTKYRFDYVDSELQIAKDKILSIKSAPINMHLFDDKLIISTNDKQLLVYDKALDKGRCIKLHTDNDEPITVDNLYLNTTNSKQEELLCSSSADKVLRCYNFATGKLMKQYFGHSEPILGLVTLNDERLLSVSSNGCIFLWTSQARDNGNDCATTQPTSTATCRHISEPLDERSVSRKIKKTEMARSPSVKLVGSSVSPIKLSPSSTVSSPGSPRLSKATTNQKSAVTPVKQFARSITYKCTDNSELSYNTLLTQLKRFRARIVSTPAEDNQNAEYQSIVQEIKIIFSIIEPQNKLLEKYSESLISLIEEKFQRL from the coding sequence ATGAAAGAAAAAACCCAAGTATCATTTGAGAATTTGAATATAGAAAAGATATTCGGTAtttcttcaaattccaAATCTTGTTTTTGTAACATTGGTTCAAAAATTGCGTACGTTGCTAGTGGAGGAGTTGTAGTATCGGATATTGAAGTTAGTTCGTCGCTGGAAAACTCGTGCAATTCATTAAGAAGTTTTGACTCACAGTCCAGGCAGGGTGAGGATTTATATGATTCCGAAACCTCGCCTATTACCGTATGTTCACAAAGGTTCTTTTGTGCATACTCAAAAGCACAACTACAGGATCTTACGCACTCGCCTGTATATGTGGCGAAGGATGCATTTGGAATGTGTAAGCATGATCAGTCGATATTAATTAAAGGCGCTAATTGGAGTGATAACGATGACAACGAGTCGATGATTTATACATGCTCATCGGACCTTATGCCTGCAAGACTAGGTACCTCGAAGCTAAAAAATAGGATCAAGACCATATCGTGCCTTAGCATTTCATGTGACGGCCGGTATATGATTGTGGGCGAAGTTGGACATAAACCTCGGATACTTGTGTATTCTTTAGCGCCTGACTCAAATGATTTCCCGGTGTTCGCAATTCAGCAGCACTCGTATGGAGTGGCCAATTTAAAGTTTCATCCTACTGATGCCCGTATTTTTATGAGTTTGGGGCTTATTAATGATGGGTTCATTCATGTGTGGAAGTTGTCAAGTAATGGTGTAACGTTGATCGCCACCAATAGAAATATATCATCCGTAAAGGACGTTCTATGGTACAATTCCAAGATTTTAACATACGGCATTAGACATCTAAAGGATTGGAAGCTAGAAAACCATGTCACAAGTGGATGCAGCAGTAAAAGCGCTGCGCAAAGACCTAGGAACACTATAAAAGGTAAAAATGTTGTATTGGGAGAGTTTCTAAATACCACATTTATTGATGCAACTGAAGTGGATGAACATCGGACTATATTACTTACAGACAAAAACATTTTAGTATTGTACGAGAATGGAGGGATTTCTAATGCCCAGAATATAGAAGAAAGTGGGGTCACTGGCCAAGCGACTGGCATACTAGCCGACCCGGAAAACGATACCATGTGGATTATTAGTGATGGCAAGCTCCATTACACTACTTTGGAGCAATTCTTAACTTCTCAAGAGAAGGTGAGGCTGAATGAGCGTATTCAGCAGCCATCAGAATTTGAGAAGCCAACACTAACGCCACTTTCGAACACTTTACAAATAGATAGTAAAGGAGCGTATCCATCAGGAGTTACAGGAGACTCTTTAAATGGCTTAATAACCCTCTCTAAATTTGATTCGGCATATCTTCTGTATGTTACAAACGATGGATGTATGGGATTTTACCATGTGGCCACTAAGCGATGCTATCCCATAGTATATCCTGTTTTAAACAACATTGCAGGTTACAAAAGGACCAGCACAAGCGAGCTTTTACTTTGGTCAAAAGAAGGAAGGTTTAAGAAGGTAGATGAAGAAACTCTCCAAATTACAGATTTGGCGTTCCCTATTTTACCCCAAATTCCAGTGCCAGAACCTCTAATGAATGAGGTTAGCGCCGCAGATGTGTTTGTAAACCGAAAAGGTACCAGATCTCTTGCCGCCGGGACCAAAGCTGGTGATTTGTATATCTTTGAGTTTGGCGACAGCATTAAGAAAGCTCTTGACATAAGGGCCCATTCATCAAAAGTTAATGACATAGTTTACTTACGGCTTGAAAAAGATGAGACAATTGATATATTAGTTAGTATTAGTCGTGATAGGACTGTCCAAGTGTTTGTACAGTCCGCCGCTGGATGGGAATTACAGGAGACACTAGCTGACAACAAGGGTAATGTTATTAAGCTGGCAATTGATGGAAATATTTTGTATATTGCATCTGCAGATAGGTCAGTTACGAAATACAGATTTGATTACGTTGATTCAGAGCTTCAGATTGCGAAAGACAAAATTCTATCTATCAAATCAGCTCCTATCAATATGCATTTATTTGACGataaattaataatatcTACCAACGATAAACAATTGTTAGTTTACGACAAAGCATTGGATAAAGGGAGATGTATTAAATTACACACCGATAATGACGAACCCATCACCGTCGATAACTTGTATCTTAATACAACCAATTCAAAACAAGAAGAGCTTTTGTGCTCTTCATCCGCAGACAAAGTCCTAAGATGTTACAACTTTGCTACTGGAAAATTAATGAAACAATATTTCGGTCATTCGGAACCAATCTTAGGTCTAGTAACATTAAATGATGAGAGACTATTATCAGTATCCTCCAATGGATGCATTTTTTTATGGACGTCACAAGCTCGCGACAATGGTAACGATTGCGCAACTACCCAGCCAACGTCCACTGCAACATGCAGACACATAAGCGAACCGTTAGACGAAAGATCGGTTTCAAGAAAGATTAAGAAAACTGAAATGGCTAGAAGCCCCTCAGTTAAACTCGTCGGAAGCTCGGTTTCTCCTATAAAACTAAGTCCGTCAAGCACAGTCTCATCGCCTGGTTCACCACGCCTTTCCAAAGCGACTACAAATCAAAAAAGTGCTGTTACACCTGTTAAGCAATTTGCCAGGAGCATAACATACAAGTGTACTGACAATTCGGAGTTGAGCTACAATACATTACTGACTCAATTGAAAAGATTTCGAGCTAGAATTGTCTCAACGCCAGCTGAAGACAATCAAAATGCTGAATATCAATCAATAGTTCAAGAGATAAAAATAATTTTCTCGATAATTGAACCTCAAAACAAGTTGTTAGAAAAATACAGCGAGTCATTGATTAGCCTCATAGAGGAGAAGTTCCAGAGGCTATAA
- the HIR2 gene encoding Hir2p (Syntenic homolog of Ashbya gossypii ACR088W; Syntenic homolog of Saccharomyces cerevisiae YOR038C (HIR2)), which yields MKLLKYPKPLHDGLLSASCICGANLVLVGRNRISVWDCNALQETAQGKRPVKSLSSEFEIELSVSDDLPRYIVEGGGRLVVAGDRTIWRSDVDGWRELGEKTTFSVFKTFSEDECITDLKFDEVNGILFIGVSKINEVWLYSVASWEKVGTISLGVKPVTIIVDPIGELVTLVSQNRLVSIYQYDAQGSTAVHRQLNQHVQTNPLSYNITMSPQGDMLPVVNSIKNTTPSAQMLDRLSDFSVQSSLVGYVGKCKILKFSPRIYEKENKNKPSTRYNMIASAGNDAGNVTVWNTKRTKPLLNAAKLTTTFINDLQWSNDGTGLFAITNDGYLFIFAFQNIEIGKVLDVEEVLKMRKDIPRLEPLPAPVNPPSKANIKVVKDKKIDTSSNNGPAVVKASKAKIAPTVIKSTSVEFNAPSYSVPKDLKRKPKDEMQANKNAAKKQKKDLEPMDFLDTNLLMPNISFSKLRLATPKVRLNFQYNSMHNENLVMDINNGTGNEQKPSSLTVILKDKDKDSTLFQDFIPKFVTLCTAGDSFLSCCTEDGTVHVYSNTGRKLLAPMVMGVPISFLESCGDYLLCVTSMGQLYCWNIAKAKLKFPMNTVYPLLNPMLKYSDDVLTRAENLTMCTVTRNGIPLVTLSNGDGYLFDPDMETWMLVNDSWWAYGSQYWDFTNTSQIATHISVNGDKDDKKNKYWNADAEHLINEVKRDKQSIVNYLESKTNDEMSRKGRIRNLQRFAKTILMKEGFENLEDIVTLSHLENRILVSLKLDETVEFKKLLVVYCIRLAEMGFKNRLNDVLSWLYNDGNYKDEKIAGQNREDLLKQILVACADIRQVQRVTTSFASALEMLDETL from the coding sequence ATGAAGCTATTGAAGTATCCTAAACCCCTTCACGATGGGCTATTGTCCGCTAGTTGTATATGTGGAGCGAATTTGGTTTTGGTTGGCAGAAACCGCATCTCCGTTTGGGATTGTAATGCACTTCAAGAGACTGCCCAGGGTAAAAGACCTGTTAAGAGCCTCAGCAGTGAGTTTGAAATTGAATTGAGTGTTTCTGACGATTTACCTAGATATATTGTTGAGGGGGGTGGTCGGTTGGTTGTTGCGGGTGATCGTACTATATGGAGATCAGATGTTGATGGATGGAGAGAGTTGGGCGAGAAAACAACTTTCTCTGTGTTTAAGACGTTTTCTGAGGACGAATGCATAACAGACCTGAAATTTGACGAAGTGAATGGCATTCTGTTTATTGGGGTAAGCAAGATTAACGAAGTATGGCTCTACAGTGTTGCGAGCTGGGAAAAAGTAGGGACGATAAGTCTGGGTGTGAAGCCTGTAACGATTATTGTGGACCCTATTGGAGAACTTGTGACGCTGGTGTCGCAGAACCGCCTTGTTTCTATCTATCAGTACGATGCGCAGGGCTCTACGGCTGTGCACCGCCAGCTGAACCAGCATGTGCAAACGAACCCGTTGAGCTACAACATCACTATGTCACCACAGGGCGACATGCTGCCTGTTGTGAACTCAATTAAGAATACCACGCCCTCTGCGCAGATGCTTGACCGTCTTTCAGACTTCAGCGTTCAGTCATCTTTGGTGGGGTATGTTGGAAAATGTAAGATATTGAAGTTTTCACCACGAATATACGAAAAAGAGAATAAAAATAAGCCTTCTACAAGATATAACATGATAGCTTCTGCTGGTAATGATGCTGGAAATGTTACTGTTTGGAATACGAAGCGCACGAAGCCGCTGCTGAACGCCGCGAAACTGACCACCACGTTTATTAATGACCTTCAGTGGTCGAACGATGGTACAGGGTTGTTTGCCATCACAAATGATGGCTACTTGTTTATCTTTGCCTTTCAAAACATTGAGATAGGAAAAGTCTTGGATGTCGAGGAAGTGCTGAAGATGAGGAAAGACATTCCACGCCTGGAGCCACTTCCTGCCCCAGTCAATCCTCCAAGTAAAGCTAATATTAAGGTAGTTAAGGATAAAAAGATTGATACCTCATCTAACAACGGGCCTGCTGTGGTAAAAGCTAGTAAAGCTAAAATAGCCCCTACGGTCATTAAAAGCACTTCGGTAGAGTTTAACGCGCCTTCATATTCGGTTCCAAAAGATCTGAAGCGCAAACCGAAGGACGAGATGCAAGCCAACAAGAATGCAGCAAAGAAGCAAAAAAAAGATTTGGAGCCCATGGACTTTTTAGATACAAATTTATTAATGCCAAATATCTCATTTTCTAAACTCCGTTTAGCTACTCCAAAAGTTCGGTTAAACTTTCAATATAATAGCATGCACAATGAGAATTTGGTTATGGATATAAATAATGGTACTGGGAACGAACAAAAACCATCGTCACTTACAGTTATTTTAAAGGATAAAGATAAAGATTCTACGCTATTCCAAGATTTCATTCCAAAATTTGTCACATTATGTACCGCAGGAGATTCATTTTTGTCATGCTGCACTGAGGACGGTACTGTGCATGTTTATTCCAATACTGGTAGAAAGCTACTAGCTCCAATGGTGATGGGAGTTCCGATCAGCTTTCTAGAGTCGTGCGGTGATTACTTGTTGTGTGTTACCAGTATGGGCCAGTTATATTGCTGGAACATAGCGAAGGCAAAATTGAAGTTTCCCATGAATACTGTATACCCATTGTTAAATCCAATGTTGAAGTACTCGGATGATGTGCTAACACGAGCAGAAAACCTAACCATGTGCACCGTGACGCGAAACGGTATTCCCTTGGTTACATTGAGCAATGGCGATGGATATTTATTTGACCCAGACATGGAAACCTGGATGCTTGTTAATGATTCCTGGTGGGCATATGGATCTCAGTACTGGGATTTTACGAATACAAGTCAAATTGCAACACATATCTCTGTAAATGGAGACAAGGATGATAAGAAGAACAAATATTGGAATGCAGATGCAGAGCATTTAATTAATGAGGTTAAACGCGATAAGCAAAGTATAGTGAATTACCTAGAATCAAAGACTAATGACGAAATGTCTAGAAAGGGCCGCATTAGAAACTTACAACGGTTTGCTAAAACTATTTTAATGAAGGAAGGCTTTGAAAATCTGGAAGATATTGTAACTTTATCCCATCTAGAGAACAGGATCCTTGTATCATTGAAATTAGACGAGACAGTTGAGTTCAAAAAGTTACTGGTCGTTTACTGCATTCGATTGGCTGAGATGGGATTTAAAAACAGGTTAAATGACGTTTTGAGTTGGTTATATAATGATGGTAATTACAAGGACGAGAAAATTGCCGGACAAAATAGAGAGGACTTGTTGAAGCAAATACTTGTAGCCTGTGCAGATATCAGACAGGTCCAAAGAGTTACTACAAGTTTTGCTTCTGCCTTAGAAATGCTCGACGAGACTTTATAA
- the MSW1 gene encoding tryptophan--tRNA ligase MSW1 (Syntenic homolog of Ashbya gossypii ACR089C; Syntenic homolog of Saccharomyces cerevisiae YDR268W (MSW1)), protein MILANNRSILYSIKWFSTVKTVGINDVSGLPSGSTVFSMIQPSGKFHLGNYLGAISSWKALNDAKDNGGTLLFGTADLHAITTPKPSASTFRQMRKEAIASILSIGIDPKKAIVFHQSQVPQHTELHWYLSTITSMGYLNRMTQWKSKANVNANNRSEVGNVKLGLYSYPVLQAADILLYKATHVPVGEDQSQHLELTRELAEAFNKLYKAHYFPLPVTMMTPTKKVLNLLNPDKKMSKSDINQNSVIYINDEPDVIQRKIRKAVTDSISSEFKYDPVNRPGVSNLINIVSGIQKKSIADVESDISSFTSHKDLKDYVTEIIVEEFRGPRREFSRYINDPMYLEEVEASGAKRAIEIADKNLQSIKKYMGF, encoded by the coding sequence ATGATATTAGCCAACAATAGATCAATTCTATACTCTATAAAATGGTTTTCAACAGTGAAGACTGTCGGTATTAATGATGTTAGTGGGTTACCCAGTGGTAGTACGGTATTTAGCATGATCCAACCAAGTGGTAAGTTTCATCTAGGTAACTACTTGGGGGCTATTAGTTCATGGAAAGCTTTGAATGATGCAAAGGATAATGGCGGAACTTTACTATTCGGTACCGCTGATTTGCATGCGATTACAACTCCTAAACCCAGCGCATCGACATTTCGCCAAATGAGAAAGGAAGCCATTGCAAGCATTCTCTCGATAGGGATCGATCCTAAGAAGGCGATCGTGTTCCATCAGTCACAAGTCCCTCAGCATACAGAGCTGCATTGGTACCTATCTACAATAACCTCAATGGGTTACCTGAATAGAATGACACAGTGGAAATCAAAGGCCAACGTTAACGCTAATAATCGCAGTGAGGTAGGTAACGTTAAATTGGGTTTATATTCATACCCAGTTTTACAGGCTGCTGATATTTTGCTGTATAAGGCAACTCATGTCCCAGTAGGAGAGGATCAAAGCCAACACTTGGAGTTAACAAGAGAGTTGGCAGAAGCCTTTAACAAGTTGTATAAAGCCCATTATTTCCCGTTACCAGTTACGATGATGACTCCTACTAAAAAGGTTCTGAATCTTCTCAATCCAGATAAAAAGATGTCCAAAAGTGATATAAACCAAAATTCCGTTATATACATAAATGATGAACCTGATGTCATTCAACGTAAAATTAGAAAGGCGGTCACTGATTCCATAAGTTCAGAATTCAAATATGATCCAGTGAATAGACCTGGTGTTTCAAATTTGATAAATATAGTGTCAGGAATTCAAAAAAAGTCAATTGCGGATGTGGAATCTGATATATCTAGCTTCACTAGTCATAAAGACCTGAAGGACTACGTCACGGAGATAATAGTTGAAGAGTTCAGAGGTCCAAGAAGGGAGTTCTCTAGGTATATTAACGATCCAATGTATCTGGAAGAAGTTGAGGCATCGGGAGCCAAGCGTGCCATCGAAATTGCTGATAAAAACCTGCAAAGCATCAAGAAGTATATGGGCTTTTAA
- the CCC2 gene encoding Cu(2+)-transporting P-type ATPase CCC2 (Syntenic homolog of Ashbya gossypii ACR086C; Syntenic homolog of Saccharomyces cerevisiae YDR270W (CCC2)) yields the protein MLFSALLLIREEIEQEKVQGIYSKLLKMNGLVDVKVYKSTREVMVTFDDSVLTLEGVLDTVNKDGVNVEVVDTGGRSDTATAVVSEEGSIGQDIDRARGSLESDRETDDLRQTNPVGKNSGSGGALGPESEVTGAQGATAVPETGVKPLEDLGEVSLQIRGMTCGACSSSIESVVGTLAGVSQVEVSLVTEVGKIRFDKSMVGVRTIIETIEDCGFDATVLQKLDKEAQLEQLAKTQELYRWKHNATYSCCIAGTVCVLYLLLPLFVPSVVGKFPYKETAISGLFYRDIVGLVLATYLHATVGRYFYTSFVNSIKHYSGTMDTLIFISTTTAYVFSLFTMARNVAMRTPKMPMVLFDTSVMLFAFISVGKLMESKAKSFTLSSLSNMVSLLPTSCTIIEESGNRREIPVELLQVNDTIELLPDTIVPADGIVIEGESEVNESLVTGESMFVLKDVGSTVICGSINGPGQLIYKATNVGEDTRLASIITAMKEAQLIKPPIQKYADFMAAKFVPVILTLSLITFLTWLYACYVLNWTPSVFKSSNGPFYTCMQFAISVIVVACPCALGLAAPTAIVVGTGVGAENGIIFKGGGDAIEKVNGINAFLFDKTGTLTTGIMAVTKFHPFIPIENITVTHWRLINLTERISQHPIANALVQYSDQYLQEDTEPEVKVINQKVIMGNGVQCTITLEGQEYDVVVGNRRIMPVKIDYPTSETESFVSINNEVLGVFEFSASINEDAYELINYLLVQGYYIGMLTGDNHEAAVKVSCKLGIPANNIYSELQPEDKCAIVSELRNTHGYKIALVGDGINDSAALVASDLGVSLSSGSQLAMEASDIVLLKDVDTGILQLRKLVYALDIAAKTYQRLRLNIFWAMFYNSFMVPISMGILAPWGIYLPPMAAAAGMALSSVSVVTCSLLLKRWKAPDLSQPSRGKVTLRTRIKDWWQDFRSPPTLTTELEMQERFIRQ from the coding sequence ATGCTATTCTCCGCGCTTTTATTAATAAGAGAGGAAATCGAGCAGGAAAAAGTTCAGGGTATATACAGTAAGCTGTTAAAGATGAATGGTTTAGTTGATGTTAAGGTTTACAAGAGCACTAGGGAGGTAATGGTTACTTTTGATGACAGTGTGTTGACTTTAGAGGGTGTTTTAGATACAGTAAACAAGGACGGCGTTAACGTGGAAGTTGTGGATACAGGTGGCAGGAGCGACACAGCAACGGCGGTGGTTTCCGAGGAGGGGTCTATTGGGCAGGATATTGATCGTGCACGTGGTAGTTTGGAATCGGATAGAGAGACTGATGATCTGCGCCAGACAAACCCTGTGGGGAAGAACAGTGGGTCTGGCGGAGCCCTAGGCCCCGAAAGCGAAGTAACTGGAGCACAAGGGGCTACAGCTGTGCCTGAAACAGGGGTAAAGCCTTTGGAGGATTTGGGCGAGGTCAGCCTTCAGATTCGCGGAATGACTTGTGGGGCGTGCTCTTCTTCCATTGAGTCCGTTGTAGGCACGTTGGCGGGTGTTTCGCAGGTAGAGGTTTCGCTAGTGACAGAGGTCGGCAAAATACGGTTTGATAAGTCCATGGTGGGCGTAAGGACAATTATAGAGACGATAGAGGATTGCGGGTTTGATGCTACCGTGCTACAGAAACTGGACAAGGAAGCACAACTTGAGCAGCTTGCAAAGACCCAGGAGCTATATAGGTGGAAACACAATGCGACGTACTCGTGCTGCATAGCTGGAACTGTGTGTGTGCTTTACCTCCTTTTGCCATTGTTTGTACCTTCGGTAGTAGGTAAATTTCCTTACAAGGAGACAGCAATATCTGGGCTGTTTTACCGCGACATAGTTGGTCTAGTGTTGGCTACGTACTTGCATGCCACAGTTGGGAGATATTTCTACACATCTTTCGTTAATTCGATAAAGCACTACTCGGGGACCATGGATACGCTAATATTTATTTCCACTACCACAGCGTATGTTTTTTCACTTTTCACCATGGCCAGAAATGTTGCGATGCGCACACCAAAGATGCCAATGGTGCTATTTGATACATCGGTTATGCTATTTGCCTTCATTTCCGTAGGGAAGCTGATGGAGAGCAAGGCCAAGTCATTTACGTTAAGCTCGTTGTCGAACATGGTTTCACTGTTACCCACTTCGTGTACAATTATTGAGGAATCAGGAAACCGCAGGGAGATTCCAGTAGAGTTACTCCAGGTTAATGACACTATAGAGCTTTTGCCTGACACCATTGTACCAGCAGATGGGATTGTTATTGAGGGAGAGAGCGAAGTCAACGAATCTCTAGTGACGGGTGAGTCAATGTTCGTTCTGAAAGACGTCGGGTCGACAGTCATTTGTGGATCAATTAATGGACCAGGGCAGCTCATTTATAAAGCGACGAATGTTGGTGAAGATACAAGGCTTGCTAGCATTATAACGGCAATGAAAGAGGCGCAACTAATTAAACCTCCTATTCAAAAGTATGCTGATTTTATGGCAGCTAAGTTTGTTCCTGTAATATTAACATTGTCTTTGATCACGTTTTTGACTTGGCTATACGCatgctatgttttaaaCTGGACTCCGAGTGTTTTCAAAAGTTCCAATGGCCCGTTCTATACTTGCATGCAATTTGCTATCTCTGTCATCGTGGTCGCCTGTCCATGTGCACTTGGCCTGGCGGCTCCAACCGCAATAGTTGTTGGAACTGGCGTTGGTGCAGAAAATGGTATTATCTTCAAGGGAGGGGGAGATGCTATCGAAAAAGTGAATGGAATAAATGCGTTTTTGTTTGATAAAACCGGCACTTTAACCACAGGGATTATGGCAGTTACGAAGTTTCATCCATTTATTCCAATAGAGAATATCACTGTCACTCATTGGAGACTAATCAACTTGACAGAGCGCATAAGCCAGCACCCAATAGCCAATGCTCTGGTGCAGTACTCTGACCAATACTTACAAGAAGACACAGAACCTGAAGTAAAAGTTATAAACCAAAAAGTTATTATGGGTAATGGTGTGCAGTGCACAATTACTCTTGAAGGCCAAGAATACGACGTCGTAGTAGGAAATAGGCGTATTATGCCGGTAAAAATCGATTACCCAACTTCTGAGACAGAATCCTTTGTTAGTATCAATAACGAAGTATTGGGGGTTTTTGAATTTTCTGCATCAATCAACGAAGATGCTTATGAACTAATTAACTACTTACTTGTACAAGGATATTATATTGGAATGCTGACGGGTGACAATCACGAAGCAGCCGTGAAGGTCTCATGCAAGCTAGGAATACCTGCTAACAACATCTACAGCGAACTCCAGCCCGAAGACAAGTGCGCTATTGTTTCTGAGTTAAGAAACACGCACGGATACAAAATTGCATTAGTTGGGGATGGTATTAATGACTCAGCTGCCCTGGTCGCAAGTGACTTGGGTGTATCATTATCCAGTGGAAGTCAGTTGGCCATGGAAGCTTCTGACATTGTTCTTTTAAAAGATGTAGATACCGGCATTTTACAACTAAGAAAGTTAGTATACGCTCTTGACATTGCTGCCAAAACGTATCAACGCCTCAGACTAAACATTTTCTGGGCAATGTTCTACAATTCGTTCATGGTCCCTATAAGCATGGGTATTCTCGCTCCTTGGGGTATATATCTGCCCCCAAtggctgctgctgctggtATGGCTCTAAGCTCCGTCAGCGTTGTTACCTGTTCGCTGTTGTTGAAAAGATGGAAAGCTCCTGATCTATCTCAACCTTCAAGAGGTAAAGTGACACTAAGAACAAGGATAAAAGATTGGTGGCAAGATTTCAGGTCGCCACCAACTTTAACCACCGAATTAGAGATGCAAGAACGCTTCATCCGCCAGTAA